One part of the Bdellovibrio sp. KM01 genome encodes these proteins:
- a CDS encoding outer membrane beta-barrel protein, translating to MKITTAILTTFCLIMPFAAKAEEVLSGITAQGEADFEYNFLSSGKNAYPASSGALDEQYRFNSAQVILKKETQDLSFFARLMYMPIELTTPTGTTKSNFGTLDQLEIYYKIDPAWSVGFGRLCSTLGFESAMKVENILYGNTVAYQGIVPGYNEGARLKFNPGEWLAVTLSSYNRSAYNQFGDDLVSTKTTELSATGISGRFLWFAGYYAGKDASTTVTGSAVEKSTTNIWTTYKFSDDFSWSIYYDNRTQTPDGGTLTFAQSLSTQMGYTLGKHTLGVRYENILGAGELDGINGTVGAYYSGADKVEVWTVGDKYNLSEHLKLYLEFRQDNADQEVLTNSDGTSTDHLHLITLGAIAHF from the coding sequence ATGAAAATCACAACGGCTATCTTAACCACATTTTGTTTAATCATGCCTTTCGCTGCGAAAGCTGAAGAAGTACTTTCCGGGATTACTGCTCAAGGTGAAGCTGATTTTGAGTACAACTTTCTATCCTCGGGAAAAAACGCCTACCCGGCTTCTTCCGGAGCGCTCGATGAACAGTATCGATTCAATAGTGCTCAAGTGATCTTGAAAAAAGAAACGCAGGACTTATCGTTCTTTGCACGTCTAATGTACATGCCGATTGAGCTGACGACTCCGACAGGTACAACGAAAAGCAATTTCGGCACTTTGGATCAATTGGAAATTTATTATAAAATAGATCCTGCCTGGTCCGTTGGTTTTGGTCGCCTGTGTTCTACTTTGGGATTTGAATCCGCGATGAAGGTTGAAAACATTCTTTACGGAAACACCGTCGCCTATCAAGGCATCGTTCCTGGATACAACGAAGGTGCCCGTTTGAAATTCAATCCGGGCGAGTGGCTGGCAGTTACATTGAGCAGCTACAACCGCAGCGCCTACAATCAATTCGGTGACGACTTGGTTTCTACGAAAACGACAGAACTTTCTGCAACGGGCATTTCGGGACGTTTTTTGTGGTTTGCAGGATACTACGCAGGTAAAGATGCCTCTACCACGGTCACAGGTTCTGCCGTTGAAAAATCAACGACAAATATCTGGACGACCTATAAGTTCAGCGATGACTTCTCCTGGTCGATTTACTATGACAACCGCACGCAAACACCTGACGGTGGCACTCTGACCTTTGCACAATCCCTATCGACACAAATGGGATACACTTTGGGCAAACACACCCTGGGAGTACGTTACGAAAATATTCTGGGTGCTGGTGAACTCGACGGAATAAACGGCACAGTAGGAGCTTATTATTCAGGTGCTGATAAAGTGGAAGTTTGGACAGTGGGTGACAAGTACAACCTGTCTGAGCATTTGAAGCTTTATTTGGAATTCCGCCAGGACAACGCGGATCAGGAAGTTCTGACGAACAGTGACGGCACCTCCACGGATCATTTACATTTGATCACGTTAGGCGCCATCGCTCATTTCTAA
- a CDS encoding murein L,D-transpeptidase catalytic domain-containing protein, with amino-acid sequence MSKKVISFLLLWSCGAPAVAFAGFFSKKDDRWNAYVERVEQVASRERAIPKAAIERTVQFLNSNRSRLESRINNKSVVIINDFTEESTRDRMFVIYVYLGKVERYKVAHGIGSGEGPHVYKCSNTEGSKATPPGFLLVQNENRNSSFGSALYMESLESRNSNSRERAVVFHPNKSAAERARILREYGFIDLSEGCTQLTKEDYYKLKPRVQGGSLLYNFCPEDAD; translated from the coding sequence ATGTCAAAAAAAGTGATTTCTTTTCTACTTCTTTGGAGTTGTGGGGCGCCGGCTGTGGCTTTCGCGGGATTCTTTTCTAAAAAGGATGATCGTTGGAATGCCTATGTTGAAAGAGTTGAGCAAGTCGCTTCCCGCGAGCGCGCAATTCCTAAGGCTGCTATCGAAAGAACTGTCCAGTTTTTGAATTCAAATCGTTCACGTCTGGAAAGCCGGATTAACAACAAAAGTGTTGTCATCATTAATGACTTCACGGAAGAGAGCACGCGGGATCGCATGTTCGTGATCTATGTCTATCTGGGTAAGGTAGAGCGTTATAAGGTTGCCCACGGAATCGGCAGCGGCGAAGGTCCTCACGTTTATAAGTGTTCAAACACCGAGGGGTCCAAAGCGACTCCGCCGGGTTTTCTGCTGGTTCAAAACGAAAACCGCAACTCTTCCTTTGGCTCAGCTCTTTATATGGAGAGCCTGGAGTCACGAAACAGCAATTCTCGTGAGCGCGCGGTGGTCTTTCATCCCAATAAATCCGCCGCGGAACGTGCTCGTATTCTGCGTGAATATGGGTTTATCGACCTCAGCGAAGGCTGCACTCAGTTGACCAAGGAAGATTACTATAAGCTGAAACCCCGCGTGCAAGGCGGCAGTCTGCTTTATAACTTCTGCCCGGAAGACGCAGACTAA
- a CDS encoding HD-GYP domain-containing protein gives MTDPQPKMIMVGVELFTENFPLPADVYTRLPSGQYLLVGKKGEKSNFQSLHMTAQKKAELYVRGTDYDAVIQFNLALAKTAVSKTEIPTNLKLNLITGLADSAINDLVDRKIMAGSYERVKQLSGFIKDTVAQVSDVDKLLDLLSKLPKDSASHGMATAAISLLICEQMEIQSKPTLEKVALGALLHDIGLKEIPDAVLKKPRADRTVEETTHYESHTMRGVEMLQELREIPSDVLAIILEHHENSIGMGYPRRIRDVKMNPLARIVAVANYFMELLHDPTGEMQAKTPDEAIYYMETTLGQPFNKQVFAALKEVVFAHRRV, from the coding sequence ATGACAGATCCACAACCCAAGATGATCATGGTTGGTGTGGAACTCTTTACGGAGAACTTCCCACTTCCTGCAGACGTTTATACTCGATTGCCTTCGGGCCAATACCTTTTGGTGGGTAAAAAAGGCGAAAAAAGTAATTTTCAAAGTCTGCATATGACAGCCCAGAAAAAAGCAGAGCTTTATGTGCGTGGAACTGATTACGATGCCGTGATTCAGTTCAATCTGGCTTTGGCTAAAACAGCTGTCAGTAAGACTGAGATTCCTACAAACCTAAAATTAAATCTGATTACGGGGCTGGCGGATTCAGCCATCAATGATCTGGTGGACCGAAAAATCATGGCGGGTTCTTACGAACGCGTGAAGCAGCTTTCGGGCTTTATCAAAGACACAGTCGCGCAAGTTTCAGATGTTGATAAACTTTTGGATCTGTTAAGCAAGCTTCCGAAAGACAGTGCCTCCCATGGCATGGCAACAGCAGCGATTTCTTTGTTGATTTGTGAGCAGATGGAAATTCAGTCGAAGCCGACCCTGGAAAAGGTGGCCTTGGGTGCACTTCTGCACGACATTGGTCTTAAAGAAATTCCAGATGCTGTTTTAAAGAAACCTCGTGCCGATCGGACCGTCGAAGAAACAACTCACTATGAATCTCATACGATGAGAGGCGTAGAGATGTTGCAGGAACTTCGCGAAATTCCGTCGGATGTTTTGGCCATTATTTTGGAGCATCATGAAAATTCAATCGGCATGGGATATCCGCGCCGTATACGTGATGTGAAAATGAATCCATTGGCGCGAATCGTGGCTGTGGCAAATTACTTTATGGAACTTCTGCATGATCCAACCGGCGAGATGCAGGCTAAAACGCCAGACGAGGCGATCTATTATATGGAGACGACTTTGGGGCAACCCTTCAACAAGCAAGTTTTTGCTGCGTTGAAAGAAGTCGTCTTTGCCCACCGTCGGGTTTAA
- a CDS encoding HTTM domain-containing protein: MKSATIIKSIWDFFFKPQPVDNLGLMRVLFGLLLLFNWYMVWSYLDVFWGVEGLISLKTSMEYGSSIRFSLFDFMPNDPRVPALLALVNLVAAVGVTLGLFTRTSMVLAFMTLLSFQNRNDFILNSGDIVLRNILFFMMFSAAGKAYSLDRWFYNLRFGKSQEPLMERPWALRMIQIQFCVIYIATVLFKIKGTHWVDGTAVYIATRLEEFVRVPFPLLNNLAVIKFMTWSTLLVELAMGTLVWFKDLRYWVLLAGIGLHIGIELVMSIPMFEWVMVVTMLSLVDPWDVIKVESKLRIWFSRIRYRFGKLETV; encoded by the coding sequence ATGAAGTCAGCAACAATAATTAAAAGTATTTGGGATTTCTTTTTTAAGCCTCAGCCGGTGGATAACTTAGGTTTGATGCGTGTGTTGTTCGGGCTGCTTCTGCTGTTCAATTGGTACATGGTCTGGAGCTATCTGGATGTTTTCTGGGGAGTGGAGGGCTTGATCAGTTTGAAAACCTCAATGGAGTACGGTTCATCTATTCGTTTCAGTCTGTTTGATTTCATGCCCAATGATCCCCGCGTGCCGGCATTACTTGCTTTGGTGAATCTGGTCGCAGCAGTGGGAGTGACCTTGGGGCTCTTTACTCGCACTTCCATGGTGTTGGCATTTATGACGTTGTTGTCTTTCCAGAATAGAAACGACTTTATTCTGAACAGTGGCGACATCGTTCTTCGCAATATTTTATTTTTCATGATGTTTTCAGCGGCAGGGAAAGCTTACTCTTTGGATCGCTGGTTTTATAATCTGCGCTTTGGTAAGTCGCAGGAACCGCTTATGGAACGACCTTGGGCATTACGTATGATTCAGATCCAATTTTGTGTGATCTATATCGCCACGGTCTTATTTAAAATCAAAGGCACGCATTGGGTGGATGGCACAGCCGTGTATATTGCCACGCGTTTAGAGGAGTTTGTTCGTGTTCCATTTCCTTTGTTGAACAATCTTGCCGTGATTAAATTCATGACCTGGTCGACGTTGCTTGTTGAACTCGCGATGGGAACGTTGGTGTGGTTTAAAGATTTGCGTTATTGGGTTTTGCTGGCCGGCATCGGTTTGCATATTGGCATTGAACTTGTGATGAGTATCCCAATGTTCGAGTGGGTGATGGTGGTAACGATGCTTTCATTAGTAGATCCATGGGATGTAATAAAGGTCGAAAGCAAATTGCGAATATGGTTTTCAAGAATTCGATATCGTTTCGGTAAGTTAGAAACTGTCTAG
- a CDS encoding alpha-glucosidase: MTSAVQPKKIWWKESVVYQVYPRSFKDSNGDGMGDLQGLISKLDYLKHLGIDVIWICPMYKSPMDDNGYDISDYQAIHDEFGTMEDFDQLMKECKARGIRLVIDLVINHTSDEHPWFIESASSKDNAKRDWYIWRDPKNGKEPNNWESIFGGSAWKFDEKTGQYFMHLFSAKQPDLNWENLDMRKSVYEMIRWWLDRGIDGFRIDAFSHARKEPGLLDMPNPKNLEWVPSYDKHMNVPGILNYVEDLCKNTFVHYDIMTVCEANGVNAEHADEWVGEDKKRFNMVIQFEHVGLWDTNPDQRFNMKALKNVFTRWQKGLDGKGWNALFVENHDVPRINSKWGDTAEFWRESSTSIATMYFLMQGTPYIYQGQEIGMTNSKFDGPQDFNDVSAKNYFVNKRKEGFTDAQITAELNHTSRDNARTPMQWDASANAGFGTGTPWLKVNPNYKQINVAAQMEDPESILNYYRRMIRLRKQHPGFIYGSFDLIAPDHQEVFGYTRTHGAEKYAVIANLTKKAVTVDLGSVQVRPEGLLMANMDVADKAAANSLNLRPFEARVYKV; encoded by the coding sequence ATGACATCTGCTGTACAGCCTAAAAAAATCTGGTGGAAAGAATCCGTCGTATATCAAGTTTACCCACGCTCATTCAAAGATTCCAATGGCGATGGAATGGGGGATTTGCAGGGACTCATTTCCAAACTCGATTATTTAAAACACCTGGGCATCGATGTGATCTGGATTTGTCCTATGTACAAATCACCGATGGACGACAACGGTTATGACATCAGTGACTACCAGGCGATCCACGACGAATTCGGGACAATGGAAGACTTCGATCAATTGATGAAAGAGTGTAAAGCTCGTGGTATCCGTTTGGTGATCGATCTGGTGATCAACCATACCAGCGATGAACATCCTTGGTTCATTGAGTCTGCCTCTTCAAAAGACAACGCAAAACGCGACTGGTACATCTGGCGCGATCCTAAAAATGGCAAAGAACCGAACAACTGGGAAAGCATCTTTGGGGGTTCTGCTTGGAAGTTTGACGAAAAAACGGGTCAGTACTTCATGCACCTTTTCTCTGCAAAACAGCCCGATCTGAATTGGGAAAATCTGGACATGAGAAAATCAGTCTATGAGATGATCCGCTGGTGGTTGGATCGTGGCATCGATGGCTTCCGTATCGATGCGTTTTCTCACGCCCGTAAAGAGCCGGGTTTGCTAGACATGCCAAATCCTAAAAACCTGGAGTGGGTGCCGTCTTATGACAAACACATGAACGTTCCTGGGATTCTGAATTACGTGGAAGACCTTTGTAAGAACACGTTTGTTCACTACGACATTATGACTGTGTGTGAAGCGAATGGTGTGAACGCCGAACACGCAGACGAGTGGGTGGGTGAAGACAAAAAACGTTTCAACATGGTGATTCAGTTTGAACACGTTGGTTTGTGGGATACGAACCCAGATCAGCGCTTTAACATGAAAGCCCTTAAAAACGTTTTCACTCGTTGGCAAAAAGGTTTGGATGGCAAAGGCTGGAATGCATTGTTCGTGGAAAATCACGACGTGCCTCGTATTAACTCCAAGTGGGGTGATACGGCTGAATTTTGGCGCGAAAGCAGCACTTCAATTGCCACAATGTATTTCCTGATGCAGGGAACTCCGTATATTTATCAAGGTCAGGAAATTGGAATGACGAATTCCAAATTTGATGGCCCTCAAGACTTCAACGACGTTTCTGCGAAAAATTATTTCGTCAATAAACGCAAAGAAGGCTTCACAGATGCGCAAATCACGGCGGAGTTAAATCACACCTCGCGTGACAATGCTCGCACGCCAATGCAGTGGGATGCTTCTGCCAATGCAGGATTCGGAACGGGAACTCCGTGGTTGAAGGTGAATCCGAACTACAAACAGATCAATGTGGCGGCGCAAATGGAAGACCCGGAATCCATCCTGAACTACTATCGCCGTATGATTCGTTTGCGTAAGCAGCATCCGGGCTTTATCTATGGCAGCTTTGATTTGATCGCTCCTGATCATCAGGAAGTTTTTGGTTACACTCGCACCCATGGTGCTGAAAAATATGCTGTGATTGCAAACCTGACTAAAAAAGCAGTGACTGTGGATTTGGGTTCTGTGCAGGTTCGTCCAGAAGGTCTTTTGATGGCGAATATGGATGTTGCAGACAAGGCTGCAGCGAACTCATTGAATCTTCGTCCGTTTGAGGCGCGAGTGTATAAAGTTTAA
- a CDS encoding mannose-1-phosphate guanylyltransferase/mannose-6-phosphate isomerase, translating to MIPVVLSGGSGTRLWPVSRQHMPKQFCTIFEKPLQTMTLERCHKMGTPWIVTSKALQSLTEINLKDSQMNDVQAIYEPYGKNTAPAIAVLCKLLDLKGLAKEIVGIFPSDHLISKEQAFLNVVKFATSVAETNKVVTLGITPSYPETGYGYIQTKAVSLSESNGFKAYSVVKFHEKPALEKAKEFLAQGSFSWNAGIFVFKVSHMISLFEKHQPELWALVSALKADASNLDDIYSKVQSISIDYAIMEKLGSEELACIPSEFGWSDVGSWDAVATLQKGQQVLNVKGQDNFVFGDSSKHYSTVGIDDVIIVDTKDALMLVKKGHSQDVRYVVEDLAQQKSSLVKDHVYEYRPWGYFEILKDTDAFKSKVIRVNPHSQLSYQSHAKREEHWTITRGSGEVVLNDEVIPVKAGSHVHIPLGAKHRMRNTSNEMLEFVEVQLGSYFGEDDIVRYQDDYQRK from the coding sequence GTGATTCCTGTAGTTTTATCTGGTGGTAGCGGCACAAGATTGTGGCCGGTTTCGCGCCAACACATGCCAAAGCAATTCTGTACAATTTTTGAAAAGCCATTGCAGACAATGACTTTAGAGCGATGCCATAAAATGGGCACTCCATGGATTGTGACCTCCAAGGCTTTGCAATCTTTGACAGAAATTAATCTCAAAGACAGTCAGATGAATGACGTCCAGGCGATTTATGAACCGTATGGTAAAAACACAGCTCCCGCGATTGCGGTGCTTTGCAAACTTTTAGACCTTAAAGGTTTGGCGAAGGAGATCGTCGGTATTTTTCCTTCAGATCATTTGATCTCCAAAGAACAGGCGTTCTTGAATGTTGTTAAGTTTGCAACGTCAGTTGCGGAGACGAACAAAGTTGTCACTTTGGGAATCACGCCTTCGTATCCTGAAACTGGTTATGGCTATATTCAAACGAAAGCCGTGAGCCTGTCTGAGTCCAATGGTTTCAAGGCTTATTCAGTGGTAAAATTTCACGAAAAACCAGCTCTTGAAAAAGCTAAGGAGTTTTTGGCGCAAGGAAGCTTTAGCTGGAATGCCGGGATCTTTGTTTTCAAAGTTTCTCACATGATTTCTTTATTCGAGAAACATCAACCTGAGTTGTGGGCTTTGGTGTCGGCGTTGAAAGCGGATGCTTCTAACTTGGATGACATTTATTCCAAAGTTCAAAGCATTTCTATCGACTATGCGATCATGGAAAAATTGGGCAGTGAAGAGCTTGCTTGTATTCCGTCGGAGTTTGGTTGGAGCGATGTGGGTTCATGGGATGCTGTGGCCACACTGCAAAAGGGTCAGCAAGTTTTGAATGTCAAAGGACAGGACAACTTTGTATTCGGTGATTCTAGTAAGCATTACTCCACCGTGGGCATTGATGACGTGATCATCGTGGACACAAAAGATGCCTTGATGCTGGTAAAAAAAGGCCATTCTCAAGATGTTCGCTATGTGGTTGAGGATTTGGCACAACAAAAATCTTCTCTGGTGAAAGATCACGTCTATGAATATCGCCCGTGGGGATATTTTGAAATTCTAAAAGACACAGACGCCTTCAAATCCAAAGTGATTCGCGTAAATCCGCACTCACAACTTTCTTATCAAAGTCACGCCAAGCGCGAAGAGCATTGGACGATCACTCGCGGAAGCGGTGAAGTAGTTTTGAACGATGAAGTGATTCCGGTAAAAGCGGGATCTCATGTCCACATTCCGTTGGGTGCCAAGCATCGCATGCGTAATACTTCGAATGAGATGTTGGAATTCGTGGAAGTTCAGCTTGGATCGTATTTCGGCGAAGACGACATTGTTCGCTATCAGGATGATTATCAAAGAAAGTGA
- a CDS encoding methyl-accepting chemotaxis protein — MKSKKSSWFKGIKGRMLMVAVFPFIAFATIFGFTYKGLDHLSNLLNSAHNEIIPNLNDLGDMRIAQNRFGYRVWEGIINPEDRAEVVKQAEETLTKFEKAYKEYTENPFHGEELKIYENYKQFFPQYKTLARSILTNLEKGSDESVAQARKDLDETLHIYSGKIEEFCAKVNDLYTERAVAENKEFAVSRAQIVNIIILVTLCAGLIILALQLMQAAKISNVTGSVADKLGESNSKVVHSVEQLAAAGNALSQNSTEAAASLEETVAALEELTSMVQMNSDNAKQAASLAVSSRDAAEHGEQEISALIKSMGEISSSSKKIEEIISVIDDIAFQTNLLALNAAVEAARAGEQGKGFAVVAEAVRALAQRSASSAKDIESLIKVSVHQVDNGSKVANSSGVVLANIVASIKKVSDLNNEIAAASTEQTTGIQQISRAMNQLDQSAQSNAASAEEIAATTTELNRLAQTSQDLTDELNTVVTGSAVRYELETAVGSQSVAPRPASSKSTTKAKFAVEPSAKVIPMKKSVKTASVAEETIPFDDEPRAKIGNRDGF, encoded by the coding sequence ATGAAGAGTAAAAAAAGCTCATGGTTTAAGGGAATTAAAGGTCGCATGTTGATGGTGGCGGTGTTTCCGTTTATCGCGTTTGCAACCATATTTGGTTTTACCTATAAAGGCCTGGATCACCTGAGCAATCTCTTAAATAGTGCGCATAACGAGATCATTCCAAATTTGAATGACCTTGGTGATATGCGTATCGCGCAAAACCGATTTGGTTATCGCGTATGGGAAGGCATCATCAATCCGGAAGACCGTGCTGAAGTCGTTAAACAGGCTGAAGAAACTTTGACGAAGTTTGAAAAGGCTTACAAGGAATATACCGAAAACCCTTTTCATGGCGAAGAATTGAAAATCTATGAGAACTACAAACAATTCTTTCCTCAATATAAAACTCTCGCGCGTTCTATTCTGACAAATCTGGAAAAAGGCAGTGATGAGTCTGTGGCTCAAGCTCGTAAAGATCTGGATGAGACTCTGCATATTTATTCTGGAAAAATCGAAGAGTTTTGCGCGAAGGTAAACGACCTTTATACCGAGCGTGCCGTTGCAGAAAATAAAGAATTTGCAGTTTCTCGTGCGCAGATTGTGAATATCATTATTCTAGTCACCTTATGTGCCGGTTTGATTATTTTGGCGTTACAATTAATGCAAGCTGCGAAAATCTCCAATGTGACTGGCAGCGTTGCGGATAAACTGGGTGAGTCAAACTCTAAGGTCGTTCATTCCGTCGAGCAATTGGCAGCGGCGGGGAATGCATTGTCGCAAAACTCCACTGAGGCCGCTGCGTCGTTGGAGGAAACTGTGGCAGCCTTGGAAGAGTTAACATCCATGGTGCAGATGAATTCAGACAATGCCAAGCAGGCGGCTTCTTTGGCAGTAAGTTCTCGTGATGCTGCTGAACATGGCGAGCAAGAGATCAGTGCCCTTATTAAGTCCATGGGAGAGATTTCGTCTTCTTCAAAAAAAATCGAAGAGATTATTTCTGTGATCGATGATATCGCTTTCCAAACAAATCTATTGGCCTTGAATGCGGCGGTGGAAGCCGCCCGTGCGGGTGAGCAAGGTAAAGGCTTCGCCGTGGTTGCTGAAGCGGTTCGCGCGTTGGCGCAAAGAAGTGCTTCGTCTGCCAAAGACATTGAAAGCCTGATCAAAGTCTCCGTTCATCAAGTTGATAACGGTAGCAAAGTGGCGAACTCCAGCGGAGTGGTCCTTGCAAACATCGTGGCTTCCATTAAAAAAGTATCTGATCTTAACAATGAAATTGCAGCGGCAAGTACGGAGCAGACGACCGGCATTCAGCAGATCAGTCGTGCGATGAATCAATTGGATCAATCGGCACAGTCGAACGCAGCTTCTGCAGAAGAAATCGCAGCGACGACGACGGAATTGAATAGGCTTGCACAGACCTCCCAGGATCTGACTGACGAATTGAATACGGTTGTGACCGGCAGTGCTGTTCGCTATGAGTTAGAGACAGCGGTTGGTTCCCAATCAGTGGCGCCGCGGCCAGCCTCTTCGAAAAGTACGACGAAGGCAAAATTCGCCGTTGAACCTTCGGCGAAAGTCATCCCGATGAAAAAGTCAGTCAAAACGGCAAGTGTCGCAGAAGAAACAATTCCCTTTGACGATGAGCCTAGGGCGAAAATAGGGAACCGAGACGGATTCTAA
- a CDS encoding acyl-CoA dehydrogenase family protein codes for MKNFYQDGPSLTNTFQSDASLQKLLKKILPPECQKQALPHLDHLGQRAASDMLEWALEAETHPPVHVPFDPWGRRIDDIRVSSGWKNLEKMAAEEGIVATAYERKYGAFSRVYQMALLYLYSPSSAIFSCPLAMTDGAARALELYGTPDLKNRALPHLTSRDPKTFWTAGQWMTERTGGSDVSGTSTDAHAFTGDSTFGATHSLHGTKWFTSATTSQMALTLARPDGAPAGSKGLSLFYLELRNADNQLNHIQIHRLKDKLGTKALPTAELSLQGTPARLVGGEGDGIKKIASVLNITRIYNSMCAVGHARRALDLAQNYSHKRKAFGKLLIDHPLHQETLRWLEEDFRRSFVFCFHIAHLLGKEEVGEISAKERTLLRTLTPVLKLYTAKKAIAISSEVVEMFGGAGYVEDTGLPRLIRDAQVFSIWEGTTNVLSLDMLRAFEKEQSLPVVIEYFKSTTAYKNNAPAFMRKWNEFEHLIGKLQKSAPEEWERNARYLALLTGDLISDALLIEHEL; via the coding sequence ATGAAAAACTTTTATCAAGACGGGCCAAGCCTCACGAACACGTTTCAGTCAGATGCTTCACTTCAGAAACTCTTGAAAAAAATTCTGCCACCTGAATGTCAGAAACAAGCATTGCCTCATTTGGATCACTTGGGTCAAAGAGCTGCTTCAGATATGCTTGAGTGGGCGCTGGAGGCTGAAACCCACCCTCCAGTACACGTACCCTTTGATCCGTGGGGACGCCGTATAGACGATATTCGCGTTTCTTCTGGCTGGAAAAATCTTGAAAAAATGGCAGCCGAAGAAGGCATTGTTGCCACGGCCTACGAAAGAAAATACGGAGCATTCTCACGTGTTTATCAAATGGCTCTGCTTTACTTGTATTCCCCAAGCTCGGCAATTTTTTCATGCCCCTTGGCGATGACGGATGGTGCGGCCCGAGCTCTTGAGCTTTACGGAACACCTGATTTAAAAAACCGCGCACTCCCTCATTTGACCAGCCGTGACCCAAAAACATTCTGGACAGCGGGACAATGGATGACTGAGCGAACCGGCGGTTCGGATGTCAGCGGCACTTCTACAGATGCACACGCATTCACAGGTGACAGTACTTTTGGCGCGACTCACTCTTTGCACGGAACAAAGTGGTTCACCTCTGCGACCACTTCTCAAATGGCTCTGACTTTGGCTCGTCCAGATGGCGCGCCTGCAGGATCCAAAGGTTTAAGTCTGTTCTATCTGGAACTTCGTAACGCCGATAATCAGTTAAACCATATTCAGATACATCGCTTAAAAGACAAACTGGGAACAAAAGCTTTGCCGACTGCCGAGCTGAGTCTGCAAGGAACACCGGCTCGCTTGGTCGGCGGCGAAGGTGATGGCATTAAAAAGATCGCAAGCGTTCTAAACATCACACGCATTTACAATTCGATGTGTGCGGTCGGACACGCCCGTCGTGCTTTGGACTTGGCACAAAACTATTCCCACAAACGCAAAGCCTTCGGTAAACTTTTGATCGATCACCCCCTTCATCAAGAAACTTTGCGCTGGCTGGAAGAAGACTTCCGTCGCTCATTCGTATTCTGTTTTCACATCGCTCACCTACTTGGCAAAGAAGAAGTTGGTGAAATCAGCGCGAAGGAACGTACTTTGCTTCGTACGTTGACGCCGGTTCTTAAACTTTATACAGCGAAAAAAGCCATTGCGATTTCCAGTGAAGTCGTCGAGATGTTCGGTGGCGCAGGTTACGTCGAAGACACGGGCTTACCACGTTTGATTCGGGATGCCCAAGTATTCTCGATCTGGGAAGGCACGACCAACGTTCTTTCTTTGGACATGTTGCGTGCTTTTGAAAAAGAACAATCGTTGCCTGTTGTGATCGAATACTTCAAATCAACAACGGCATATAAAAACAATGCACCGGCATTTATGAGAAAATGGAACGAGTTTGAGCACCTGATTGGCAAATTGCAAAAGTCTGCTCCGGAAGAGTGGGAGCGCAATGCCCGATACCTGGCGCTTTTGACTGGAGATCTGATCAGTGATGCCTTGCTGATCGAGCACGAACTTTAA
- a CDS encoding trypsin-like serine protease produces MSRKLLLGLSLLAIAACTPKASNNTAATSGSRIINGTEVQESDSIFKHLVSVYAENEDGSVGICTGTLIGPNTVLTAAHCISTKTSNLRVVFGLNIDEILYAREPDIKDLYLHTVSDVKVHPQWNFEKNQDKASDWHDLAVLKFRGTYPEEFTPAEFLQEKDLGILKPGVMAYVAGYGVNQASSREVAKDEQVGFDEETLCDDKGCIALKFSGDGTLRWTMAPISTVENTELRLDEKLSGTCGGDSGGPAFVVVDGKFLFFGVTSRGSLFCNEVGVYTIALKLKDWLGPAIQSLK; encoded by the coding sequence GTGTCACGTAAACTACTATTGGGCTTATCACTTTTGGCGATCGCCGCTTGCACACCTAAAGCAAGCAACAACACTGCAGCCACTTCCGGCTCACGCATTATCAATGGGACTGAAGTCCAGGAATCTGACAGCATTTTTAAGCACTTGGTTTCGGTTTATGCAGAAAACGAAGATGGCTCGGTGGGAATCTGTACGGGCACATTGATCGGACCCAACACGGTTTTGACTGCGGCTCATTGTATCTCTACTAAAACATCAAATCTTCGCGTGGTGTTTGGCTTGAACATCGACGAAATTCTTTACGCTCGTGAGCCAGACATCAAAGATCTTTATTTGCACACGGTAAGCGATGTGAAGGTCCACCCACAGTGGAACTTCGAAAAAAACCAAGACAAAGCATCAGACTGGCATGACCTGGCTGTTTTGAAATTCCGCGGAACTTATCCAGAAGAATTCACTCCAGCAGAGTTCCTTCAGGAAAAAGACTTGGGAATTTTGAAGCCGGGTGTTATGGCTTACGTTGCAGGTTATGGTGTAAACCAAGCTAGCTCTCGTGAAGTTGCTAAAGATGAGCAAGTGGGCTTTGATGAAGAAACTCTTTGTGATGACAAGGGTTGCATCGCTTTGAAATTCTCGGGTGATGGAACTTTACGTTGGACGATGGCGCCAATTTCTACTGTTGAAAACACGGAACTTCGCTTGGACGAAAAACTTTCCGGTACTTGCGGCGGCGATTCGGGTGGACCCGCGTTCGTAGTTGTAGATGGAAAATTCTTGTTCTTTGGTGTGACTAGCAGAGGCAGTCTTTTCTGTAATGAAGTGGGCGTTTACACGATAGCTTTGAAATTGAAAGACTGGTTGGGACCTGCGATTCAAAGTCTGAAATAG